A portion of the Phycisphaerales bacterium AB-hyl4 genome contains these proteins:
- a CDS encoding heme A synthase, producing the protein MMSDPALPVVGEPGVAAGLQYRPWLHRYAMLLVLCVFLLIGVGGTVTSTGAGMAVPDWPTTFGHNMITAPPSVWFHQPDRFWEHFHRLMGTLVGMLTIGMAVWLTITQRKQRRWLVALGWGLLGMVIVQGLMGGFRVTEESIGLAVLHGIFGQIVFAACVLIAAATSRVWIDAVTGPRAYGREDEPGKVFGMRYVAALLLVALVIQLMLGAWMRHNSAGLAIPDFPTAYGQLLPPLHASGLEATMDQWQVDQGIDLPRPYTTAQVSFHLAHRAGAVVVCAIALLLVVWVNLVAPGHRLLAWPTRGLVLLLTLQVALGAYVIWSRRHVDIATAHQACGALVLAVATLLTIRLNLLRYVGVVSKGQAKPSPEERNDEGPDRDTEASGASPAAQPSA; encoded by the coding sequence ATGATGTCTGACCCCGCCTTGCCGGTTGTGGGCGAGCCTGGCGTCGCCGCCGGCTTGCAGTATCGACCCTGGCTGCATCGTTACGCGATGCTGCTGGTGTTGTGCGTGTTTTTGTTGATTGGTGTGGGGGGGACGGTGACGAGCACGGGTGCGGGGATGGCGGTGCCGGATTGGCCGACGACGTTCGGGCATAACATGATCACCGCGCCGCCGAGCGTGTGGTTTCACCAGCCGGACCGGTTCTGGGAGCACTTCCATCGGCTGATGGGCACGTTGGTGGGCATGCTGACGATCGGCATGGCGGTCTGGCTGACGATCACGCAGCGGAAGCAGCGGCGGTGGCTGGTGGCGTTGGGGTGGGGCCTGCTGGGGATGGTGATCGTGCAGGGGCTGATGGGCGGGTTCCGTGTGACGGAAGAGTCGATCGGGCTGGCGGTGTTGCACGGGATATTCGGGCAGATTGTGTTTGCGGCGTGTGTGTTGATCGCTGCGGCGACCAGCCGTGTGTGGATTGATGCGGTGACCGGGCCGCGGGCGTATGGTCGCGAGGATGAGCCGGGCAAGGTGTTCGGCATGCGATACGTGGCGGCGCTGCTGCTGGTGGCGTTGGTGATTCAACTGATGCTGGGGGCGTGGATGCGTCACAACAGCGCGGGGCTGGCGATTCCGGACTTCCCCACGGCGTATGGTCAGTTGCTGCCGCCGCTGCACGCGAGCGGGCTGGAGGCGACGATGGATCAGTGGCAGGTGGATCAGGGGATCGACCTGCCTCGGCCTTACACGACGGCGCAGGTGAGTTTTCATCTGGCCCACCGAGCGGGGGCGGTGGTGGTGTGTGCGATTGCGCTGCTGCTGGTGGTGTGGGTGAATCTGGTGGCGCCGGGGCATCGGTTGCTGGCCTGGCCGACGCGGGGGCTGGTGCTGCTGCTGACGCTGCAGGTGGCGTTGGGGGCGTATGTGATCTGGTCGCGTCGGCATGTGGATATTGCCACCGCACACCAGGCGTGCGGGGCGTTGGTGCTCGCGGTCGCCACGCTGCTGACGATTCGGCTAAACTTGTTGCGATACGTGGGGGTGGTCTCCAAGGGGCAGGCCAAGCCGAGCCCTGAGGAGCGCAACGACGAAGGGCCGGACCGAGATACCGAAGCATCCGGGGCTTCGCCTGCGGCTCAGCCGTCGGCTTGA
- the cyoE gene encoding heme o synthase, producing the protein MSQVTSQEPTAAMMSERSLRAMVAGRLSDHLTLVKPGITVMVLITAAIGFAFGAGSSLGGWTSGAWWWLLAVTVVGAGLSCMGAGTLNQVLERDTDQSMTRTKDRPLPAGRMPMGEALAQGLALAVAGVMVLWLGGNLLSALLSAFTIVCYVMVYTPLKRLSWTSTQVGAVPGAMPPVIGYAVAAGYVGPEALLLFAIMALWQIPHFLAIGILCRDDYAAAGMPILPVLDGETGRRTHRWNVATAVALLVAGVSPTLLGYTGWLAFGVALVCGVWFVLLAIRLVYDPSRARARALFLASLVYLPLVLGVLVLDRV; encoded by the coding sequence ATGAGTCAGGTGACCAGTCAGGAACCGACGGCGGCGATGATGTCCGAGCGATCGCTGCGCGCGATGGTGGCGGGTCGGCTGAGCGATCATCTGACGCTGGTGAAGCCGGGCATCACGGTGATGGTATTGATCACCGCGGCGATCGGGTTTGCGTTCGGCGCGGGCTCGTCGCTTGGCGGGTGGACGTCGGGCGCGTGGTGGTGGCTGCTGGCGGTGACGGTGGTGGGCGCGGGACTATCGTGCATGGGGGCGGGCACGCTGAACCAGGTGCTCGAACGTGACACGGACCAGTCGATGACGCGGACGAAGGATCGGCCGCTGCCGGCCGGCCGAATGCCGATGGGGGAGGCGCTGGCGCAGGGGCTAGCGCTCGCAGTGGCGGGTGTAATGGTGCTCTGGCTGGGCGGCAACCTGCTGTCGGCGTTGCTGTCGGCGTTCACGATCGTCTGCTACGTGATGGTGTACACGCCGCTGAAGCGGTTGAGCTGGACGAGCACACAGGTGGGGGCGGTGCCGGGCGCGATGCCGCCGGTGATTGGCTATGCGGTCGCGGCGGGGTACGTCGGGCCGGAGGCGTTGCTGCTGTTTGCGATCATGGCGTTGTGGCAGATACCGCACTTCCTGGCGATCGGCATTCTGTGTCGCGATGACTACGCGGCAGCGGGGATGCCGATCCTGCCAGTGCTCGATGGCGAGACCGGCCGACGCACGCATCGCTGGAACGTAGCGACGGCCGTCGCGCTGCTGGTGGCGGGGGTGTCGCCGACGTTGCTTGGGTATACGGGGTGGCTGGCGTTCGGGGTGGCGCTGGTGTGTGGCGTGTGGTTTGTGCTGCTGGCGATACGGTTGGTGTACGACCCGAGCCGAGCGCGGGCGAGGGCGCTGTTTCTCGCATCGCTGGTCTACCTGCCGCTGGTGCTCGGCGTGCTTGTGCTGGACCGTGTCTGA
- a CDS encoding ATP-binding cassette domain-containing protein, which translates to MTTTTLSNLPAIDRATIEPTPALRVAELTHCYAGQAQPALDHVSFDVQPGEIFAILGPNGSGKSTLFKILTTIMQPTADANRSVAPDAAATIFGHDVFEQPQAVRQRLGVVFQQPSLDLKLTADENLLHQGHLYGLAGRDLKQRIDDALSRFGLDDRRREPVERFSGGMRRRLELGKAMLHRPGLLLMDEPSTGLDPAARRDLWQQLDQLREQLGVTIVLTTHLMDEAERCDRLAIFNQGKLVTVDTPTRLKSAIGGDVITVEPTDGPAAAAGLADRIAARFGPWDAGGEPSVIDGHVRMEKADGPEVVAAIASAWPGEIRRLSVGQPTLEDVFLHLTGESL; encoded by the coding sequence GTGACCACAACGACCTTGTCCAATTTGCCTGCCATTGATCGAGCGACCATCGAGCCGACGCCCGCGCTTCGCGTGGCGGAGCTGACGCATTGCTACGCGGGCCAGGCGCAGCCGGCGTTGGACCATGTGAGCTTCGACGTCCAGCCGGGCGAGATCTTCGCCATCCTCGGCCCCAACGGCAGCGGCAAGAGCACGCTGTTCAAGATTCTCACCACGATCATGCAGCCGACGGCCGACGCGAATCGCAGTGTCGCGCCGGACGCCGCGGCCACGATCTTCGGCCACGATGTATTTGAACAACCCCAAGCCGTACGGCAGCGCCTCGGCGTGGTGTTTCAACAGCCGAGCCTCGACCTCAAACTGACCGCCGACGAAAACCTGCTGCATCAGGGCCATCTCTATGGCCTCGCCGGTCGCGACCTCAAGCAACGCATTGACGACGCGCTGTCGCGCTTCGGCCTCGACGACCGCCGCCGCGAGCCGGTCGAACGCTTCAGCGGTGGCATGCGACGTCGGCTTGAGCTTGGCAAGGCGATGCTGCATCGGCCGGGCCTGTTGCTGATGGACGAGCCGAGCACGGGACTGGACCCGGCGGCGCGGCGCGACCTCTGGCAACAACTCGATCAACTGCGCGAGCAGCTTGGCGTGACGATCGTGCTGACGACGCACCTGATGGACGAAGCGGAGCGTTGCGATCGGCTGGCGATTTTCAACCAGGGCAAGCTCGTCACAGTCGACACGCCGACGCGGCTGAAGAGCGCGATCGGCGGCGATGTGATCACCGTCGAGCCGACTGACGGCCCTGCGGCGGCGGCAGGGTTGGCCGACCGGATTGCCGCGCGGTTCGGGCCTTGGGACGCGGGCGGCGAGCCGAGCGTGATCGACGGGCATGTGCGGATGGAAAAGGCGGACGGCCCGGAAGTGGTCGCGGCGATCGCGAGCGCCTGGCCCGGCGAGATCCGTCGGCTAAGCGTGGGCCAACCCACGTTGGAAGACGTATTTCTCCATCTGACCGGCGAATCGCTGTGA
- the rpsD gene encoding 30S ribosomal protein S4: protein MANYTGPKVKLSRRVGVPIADIPKHTAKRQLNPPGVHGFRGRRLRDYGVRLNEKQKLRYHYNVLEKQMANLVEEAGRMRGNTGEVLLQLLEQRLDNVLRRLGWARTIWQSRQIVAHGHVLVNGRKTDRPSFRVNSGDTITLKEKAQKNIRENLESLPGHEVPSWLSFDPSTLTAKVLATPTHDQVPFDVNMNLIIEFYR, encoded by the coding sequence ATGGCCAACTACACCGGCCCCAAAGTCAAATTGTCCCGACGCGTCGGCGTGCCCATCGCTGACATCCCCAAGCATACCGCCAAGCGGCAGCTCAACCCGCCGGGTGTGCACGGCTTCCGCGGTCGACGCTTGCGCGACTACGGCGTCCGCCTCAACGAAAAGCAGAAGCTCCGCTATCACTACAACGTGCTCGAGAAGCAGATGGCCAACCTCGTTGAAGAGGCCGGCCGAATGCGCGGCAACACGGGTGAAGTGCTCCTGCAACTGCTCGAGCAGCGCCTCGACAACGTGCTTCGCCGACTCGGCTGGGCCCGCACGATCTGGCAATCGCGTCAGATCGTCGCCCACGGCCACGTGCTGGTCAACGGTCGCAAGACCGACCGCCCCAGCTTTCGTGTCAACTCTGGTGACACAATCACGCTCAAGGAAAAGGCGCAGAAGAACATTCGCGAAAACCTTGAGTCGCTGCCCGGCCACGAAGTGCCTTCCTGGTTGAGCTTCGACCCCTCGACGCTCACCGCCAAGGTGCTCGCGACGCCGACGCACGACCAAGTGCCCTTCGACGTGAACATGAACCTGATTATCGAATTCTATCGTTAA
- a CDS encoding glycosyltransferase family 2 protein: protein MTKISVVMISFNAGELIEPALRSARWADEIVVVDSGSTDGTPAIGRRYANRFLHEDWRGFTAQKQFAVSLASNDWVFILDQDEEISPELAAQIQALDDDVLSRCDLFEVRRRNYAMGRPVRAWWPDHQSRLFHRGRCRWADEAIHDRRHPSEPGRTAKLTGWLEHRRHCREGFFDFNVGRISADRLRRAVMQMHDRGKLCHWWDVFIHPTAAFIKSYFMKRGFLDGVFGFMVARQQAHTTYLRYAALWAIQHDIAYQASDDDDQPRSTDSVEEATDAAAE from the coding sequence ATGACGAAGATTTCGGTGGTCATGATTTCGTTCAACGCGGGCGAGTTGATCGAGCCCGCGCTGCGGTCCGCGCGCTGGGCTGACGAAATCGTCGTCGTCGACTCCGGCTCGACCGACGGCACGCCCGCGATCGGCCGTCGATATGCCAATCGGTTCCTCCACGAAGACTGGCGCGGCTTCACGGCGCAAAAGCAGTTCGCGGTGTCGCTAGCGAGCAATGACTGGGTGTTTATCCTCGATCAGGACGAAGAGATCTCGCCCGAACTGGCGGCGCAGATTCAGGCGCTGGACGATGACGTTTTGTCGCGCTGCGATCTGTTTGAAGTGCGTCGGCGGAACTACGCGATGGGTCGGCCGGTGCGTGCATGGTGGCCGGACCATCAAAGCCGACTCTTTCATCGTGGGCGTTGCCGGTGGGCGGACGAGGCGATTCACGATCGGCGACACCCCTCCGAGCCGGGGCGGACGGCCAAACTTACGGGTTGGCTGGAGCATCGCCGACATTGCCGCGAGGGGTTTTTCGATTTCAACGTCGGCCGCATCAGTGCCGACCGCCTTCGCCGCGCGGTGATGCAGATGCACGATCGCGGCAAGCTCTGCCACTGGTGGGACGTGTTCATCCATCCGACCGCCGCGTTCATCAAGTCTTACTTTATGAAGCGCGGTTTTCTCGACGGCGTGTTCGGCTTCATGGTCGCTCGTCAGCAGGCTCACACCACTTACCTGCGATACGCTGCGCTGTGGGCGATTCAGCATGACATCGCTTACCAGGCAAGCGATGATGACGATCAGCCGCGCTCGACTGATTCCGTCGAAGAGGCGACCGACGCCGCGGCGGAGTGA
- a CDS encoding glycosyltransferase family 4 protein, translating to MRIALVIETFNPTSGGAERSTATIANHLIQRGHEVTVLTGYCPEDLPTQPGLTVKTAMLGRPRGVLRLATFVRWASRQLTEYDVSLSVTTSVPASVVQPRAGLVMQAQARSVARRDTSLARAAKRFAIACSTRQIALRLAERRTMRDPFVQQFVAISQYVARDMLRYYAIGDDRITIIPNASEMPSVDAAQRAAWRREIRQSFNIPDDTVMYLFPAIDPWRKGILPLMRAAAQLKQRGVPFVIALAGSVSHTQQRLAEQMQLREQVRMVGRTEQMAALFCAADVTVLPTFHDPSSKVIIESLMMGTPAISSGYNGASDFIEPHDTAGSRRGRVVHEPDDVAGLCQAMTELADAAERERCAKATAGLAESLTMSRHVERLEPVLEAAAEQQRKQSGHSAAASVASSTESVERG from the coding sequence ATGCGCATCGCGCTCGTGATCGAAACTTTCAACCCCACGTCCGGCGGGGCCGAGCGGTCCACCGCTACCATCGCCAACCACCTGATCCAGCGCGGCCACGAGGTCACGGTGCTCACCGGCTACTGCCCGGAAGATCTGCCGACGCAGCCGGGGCTCACAGTGAAGACCGCAATGCTCGGCCGCCCGCGCGGTGTGCTGCGGCTGGCGACGTTCGTGCGATGGGCGAGTCGGCAACTGACTGAGTATGACGTGAGCCTGTCGGTGACGACCAGTGTGCCCGCCAGCGTGGTACAGCCACGCGCGGGGCTGGTGATGCAGGCCCAGGCGCGCAGCGTCGCCCGGCGAGACACATCGCTCGCCCGCGCCGCCAAGCGGTTTGCGATCGCCTGCTCGACTCGGCAGATCGCGCTGCGGCTGGCTGAACGGCGAACGATGCGCGACCCGTTCGTACAGCAATTCGTCGCCATCAGCCAATACGTCGCCCGCGATATGCTTCGCTACTACGCGATTGGCGACGATCGCATCACGATCATCCCCAACGCTTCGGAGATGCCGAGCGTCGACGCGGCGCAGCGCGCCGCCTGGCGGCGTGAGATCCGCCAAAGCTTCAACATTCCCGACGACACGGTGATGTACCTGTTCCCCGCGATCGACCCGTGGCGTAAGGGCATCCTGCCGCTCATGCGAGCCGCTGCGCAACTCAAGCAGCGTGGCGTGCCGTTTGTGATCGCGTTGGCCGGGTCGGTGTCGCATACGCAGCAGCGGCTGGCCGAGCAGATGCAGTTGCGCGAGCAGGTTCGCATGGTCGGCCGAACGGAGCAGATGGCGGCGCTGTTTTGCGCGGCGGACGTGACGGTGCTGCCGACGTTTCACGATCCGTCGAGCAAGGTGATCATCGAGTCGTTGATGATGGGCACGCCGGCGATCAGCAGCGGGTACAACGGCGCGAGCGACTTTATCGAGCCACACGACACCGCCGGCTCGCGTCGCGGACGCGTGGTGCATGAGCCCGATGATGTAGCGGGATTGTGCCAAGCCATGACGGAACTGGCCGACGCTGCCGAGCGCGAGCGCTGCGCTAAGGCCACGGCAGGCCTTGCCGAGTCGCTCACCATGTCACGCCATGTCGAACGGCTCGAACCAGTGCTCGAAGCAGCGGCGGAACAGCAACGCAAGCAAAGCGGTCACTCCGCCGCGGCGTCGGTCGCCTCTTCGACGGAATCAGTCGAGCGCGGCTGA
- the waaF gene encoding lipopolysaccharide heptosyltransferase II: MVARHANQPVQRLLVVMPTWLGDVIMATPTLRALRELYPEAHVAGLVRESVRPILAGCPWLNELIGVRHDRGEHRPTGLARRLAAEQFDTAVLLPNSFRTAMAVAMARIPRRVGYDREGRGLLLTDRLLPSPLGRSRLAVPTLDYYLAIACYMGAASPGHAMALFTEPGEEQSADALLQRVGWEASGDRPLVLLNPGSQRASKRWPADRFAAVADHCARQWQAQVALIGAPDEQPIAKQVIAAADTALLNLPAEGLDLATLKAVVRRSSLVITNDSGPRHLAAAFGVPVVTLFGPTAPRWTEIHFADERQVLAPGTAASMKAVDESDACRMDRIEVDAVLEAVTALMTRSEAEDATASTAEPPRKEAS, translated from the coding sequence ATGGTTGCTCGTCATGCCAATCAACCCGTACAGCGTCTGCTCGTGGTCATGCCGACCTGGCTGGGCGATGTGATCATGGCGACGCCGACGCTGCGGGCGTTGCGTGAGTTGTACCCCGAGGCTCACGTGGCCGGGCTCGTTCGCGAGAGTGTTCGGCCGATCCTGGCGGGCTGTCCGTGGCTGAACGAACTCATCGGTGTCCGGCACGATCGCGGCGAGCATCGCCCGACCGGCCTGGCGCGTCGGCTCGCCGCGGAGCAATTCGACACGGCCGTGCTGCTGCCCAACAGCTTTCGTACCGCGATGGCGGTGGCGATGGCGCGGATTCCGCGTCGCGTCGGCTACGACCGTGAGGGGCGGGGGTTGCTGCTGACCGATCGGCTGCTGCCGAGCCCGCTTGGCCGAAGCCGACTGGCTGTGCCGACGCTGGACTACTACCTGGCGATCGCCTGCTACATGGGGGCGGCGTCGCCGGGGCATGCGATGGCGTTGTTCACCGAGCCGGGCGAGGAGCAGTCGGCCGACGCGTTGCTGCAGCGCGTCGGCTGGGAGGCGTCAGGTGACCGCCCGCTGGTGCTGTTGAACCCCGGCTCGCAGCGGGCGAGCAAGCGTTGGCCCGCCGACCGGTTCGCAGCCGTGGCCGACCATTGTGCCCGGCAGTGGCAGGCGCAGGTGGCGTTGATCGGCGCCCCGGATGAGCAGCCGATTGCGAAGCAGGTGATCGCCGCGGCCGACACTGCACTACTGAACCTGCCTGCCGAGGGGCTGGACCTTGCGACGCTCAAGGCGGTCGTGCGTCGCAGCAGCCTGGTGATCACCAACGACAGCGGGCCGCGCCACCTCGCTGCGGCGTTCGGCGTGCCGGTGGTGACATTGTTCGGCCCGACGGCGCCGCGGTGGACGGAAATTCACTTCGCCGACGAGCGACAGGTGCTCGCCCCCGGCACAGCCGCGAGCATGAAAGCCGTGGACGAGTCGGACGCCTGCCGAATGGATCGCATTGAGGTGGACGCGGTACTGGAAGCGGTGACAGCGTTGATGACAAGAAGCGAGGCGGAGGACGCAACCGCGTCGACCGCCGAGCCGCCGCGCAAGGAGGCGTCGTAG
- a CDS encoding adenosylcobalamin-dependent ribonucleoside-diphosphate reductase, whose amino-acid sequence MKVTRKFTKQGQDVFANVQWTKRSSRIGNLDGSTVFEMNDAEVPKSWSQLATDIMVSKYFRKAGVPAKLEVVKEKGVPAWLCPQQAKGDVETGPEKSARQVIHRLVGCWTYWGFKHDYFDSEEDARAFYDELCYMMVHQQCAPNSPQWFNTGLHWAYGVNGPAQGHYYTDPKTGETKRSEDAYTHPQPHACFIQSIDDDLVSPGGIMDLWVREARLFKYGSGTGTNFSKLRAENESLSGGGRSSGLMSFLKIGDRAAGAIKSGGTTRRAAKMVCLDLDHPDVEAFINWKVREELKVAALVEGLKQLPKSERAVAEQLDLKLDYDFNGEAYITVSGQNSNNSIRIPNRFFEALDKGEDWTFVRRTDGEVARTVPARALWDQVGFAAWRCADPGVQFDTTINQWHTCPESGRINASNPCSEYMFLDDTACNLASLNVLKFYDAKQRTFDVEAYEHGVHLWTVVLEISVLMAQYPSEAIARLSYEYRTLGLGYANLGAMLMQAGIPYDSERARAICGALTAILTGRSYATSAEMASEHGAFAGYEKNRDAMLRVIRNHRRAAYGVSRKSSEAAGTEQGDYEALDIKPVPIDETKIDGRDGSEPELGQIANAQQLIDRSRATWDDALSLGEKHGYRNAQTTVIAPTGTIGLLMDCDTTGVEPDFALVKFKKLAGGGYFKIANQSLKPALDALGYSEAQVHGIMTYVMGTLNLDVPMPGGDGEPTSEDGTFAEYLTARGFEPADIAKVSDSLPTVFELQHAFNAWTLGEEAIDRLGLTEQAKEPSFNLLRAIGLTRQQIAALNRAICGTQTVEGAPQLKEEHLPVFDCANTCGPTGERYIAAEGHIRMMAASQPFITGAISKTINLPNSASVDDIKSCYRLSWELGLKANALYRDGCKLSQVLNNKVDVDDEVEDEEAIEAGKEEVASEVAQAGRVAAAATSGAGSDATAAIDRQPIERVVEKIVERPLRRRLPDTRRSITHKFNVAGHEGYLNVGLYDDGTPGELFITMAKEGSTIGGLMDSLGTAISVALQYGVPVESLVTKFTHQRFEPAGMTHNRDIPFAKSLVDYIFRWLGMEFVPGYRAANAPQRAESKKKSAAATDSMLTKDEHSPARSRAETIARGGVATTNGNGNGNGHSNGNGKSDRALAGTPSGHAPSESRGQSSAEAGGSGANESTLATALKEMQSDAPACDVCGTITVRSGTCYKCMNCGNSMGCS is encoded by the coding sequence ATGAAGGTCACACGGAAGTTTACAAAGCAGGGGCAGGACGTCTTCGCGAACGTTCAATGGACGAAGCGGTCCAGCCGTATCGGCAACCTGGACGGCTCGACGGTTTTTGAAATGAACGATGCGGAAGTGCCCAAGAGCTGGTCGCAGCTCGCGACCGACATCATGGTGAGCAAGTACTTCCGCAAAGCGGGCGTGCCGGCGAAGCTGGAAGTGGTGAAGGAAAAGGGTGTGCCCGCGTGGTTGTGTCCGCAGCAGGCCAAGGGCGACGTGGAGACCGGGCCGGAGAAGTCGGCGCGGCAGGTGATTCATCGACTGGTCGGCTGCTGGACCTACTGGGGGTTCAAGCACGACTACTTCGACAGCGAAGAAGACGCGCGAGCGTTTTACGATGAGCTTTGCTACATGATGGTGCACCAGCAGTGCGCCCCGAACAGCCCGCAGTGGTTCAACACCGGGTTGCACTGGGCGTACGGCGTGAACGGCCCGGCACAGGGCCACTACTACACCGATCCGAAGACAGGCGAGACGAAGCGCAGCGAGGACGCGTACACGCACCCGCAGCCGCACGCCTGTTTCATTCAAAGCATCGATGACGACCTTGTCAGCCCCGGCGGGATCATGGACCTGTGGGTACGTGAGGCGCGCCTGTTTAAGTATGGCTCGGGAACCGGAACGAACTTCAGCAAGCTCCGTGCTGAAAACGAATCGCTCTCGGGGGGCGGTCGTAGTTCCGGTCTGATGAGCTTCCTCAAGATCGGTGATCGTGCCGCCGGAGCTATCAAGTCCGGCGGCACGACCCGCCGGGCTGCGAAGATGGTCTGCCTCGACCTCGATCACCCGGACGTGGAAGCGTTCATCAACTGGAAGGTTCGCGAAGAGCTGAAGGTCGCGGCGCTGGTGGAAGGCCTCAAGCAATTGCCCAAGTCGGAGCGGGCGGTGGCTGAGCAGTTGGACCTCAAACTCGACTACGACTTCAACGGCGAAGCGTACATCACCGTCAGCGGGCAGAACTCGAACAACAGCATCCGCATCCCCAACCGCTTCTTCGAAGCGCTGGACAAGGGCGAAGACTGGACCTTCGTCCGCCGAACGGACGGCGAGGTGGCTCGCACCGTGCCGGCGCGGGCGCTGTGGGACCAGGTGGGCTTCGCGGCGTGGCGATGCGCGGACCCGGGCGTGCAGTTTGATACGACGATCAACCAGTGGCATACCTGCCCCGAGTCCGGCCGTATCAACGCGAGCAACCCGTGCAGCGAGTACATGTTCCTCGACGACACGGCGTGCAACCTCGCGTCGCTGAACGTGCTGAAATTTTACGACGCGAAGCAGCGCACGTTCGACGTGGAAGCGTACGAACATGGCGTGCACCTGTGGACCGTCGTGCTGGAAATCAGCGTGCTGATGGCGCAGTACCCCAGCGAAGCGATCGCGCGATTGAGCTATGAATACCGCACGCTCGGGCTCGGCTATGCCAACCTTGGCGCGATGCTCATGCAGGCCGGCATCCCGTACGACAGCGAGCGGGCGCGGGCAATCTGTGGAGCGCTGACGGCGATCCTCACCGGCCGCAGCTATGCGACCAGCGCGGAGATGGCGAGCGAGCATGGCGCGTTCGCCGGCTATGAGAAGAATCGCGACGCGATGCTCCGCGTGATCCGCAACCACCGCCGCGCTGCATATGGCGTGTCGCGGAAGTCGAGCGAAGCAGCCGGGACCGAGCAAGGCGACTACGAAGCGCTGGACATCAAGCCCGTGCCGATCGACGAAACGAAGATCGACGGCCGCGACGGCAGCGAGCCGGAGCTGGGCCAGATCGCCAACGCGCAGCAACTGATCGACCGCTCGCGTGCGACGTGGGACGATGCGCTTTCACTTGGCGAGAAGCACGGCTACCGCAACGCGCAGACGACGGTGATCGCGCCGACGGGCACGATCGGGCTGTTGATGGACTGCGATACGACCGGCGTCGAGCCGGACTTCGCGCTGGTGAAATTCAAGAAGCTCGCCGGCGGCGGCTACTTCAAGATCGCGAACCAGTCGCTGAAGCCGGCGTTGGACGCGCTGGGGTACAGCGAAGCCCAGGTGCATGGCATCATGACATACGTGATGGGCACGCTGAACCTGGACGTGCCAATGCCCGGCGGCGACGGTGAGCCGACGAGCGAGGATGGCACGTTTGCGGAGTATCTGACAGCTCGCGGTTTCGAGCCGGCGGACATTGCGAAGGTCAGCGATTCGCTGCCGACGGTTTTCGAATTGCAGCACGCGTTCAATGCCTGGACGCTGGGCGAAGAGGCGATCGATCGGCTGGGCCTGACCGAGCAGGCGAAAGAGCCGAGCTTCAACTTGTTGCGAGCGATCGGGCTGACACGTCAGCAGATCGCCGCGCTGAACCGGGCAATCTGTGGGACACAGACGGTGGAGGGGGCACCGCAGCTCAAGGAGGAGCACCTGCCCGTGTTCGATTGTGCGAACACGTGCGGTCCGACGGGCGAGCGTTACATTGCGGCCGAGGGTCACATTCGGATGATGGCGGCGTCGCAGCCGTTCATCACCGGTGCGATCAGCAAGACGATCAACCTGCCCAACTCCGCGAGCGTGGACGACATCAAGAGCTGCTACCGCTTGAGCTGGGAGCTGGGTCTGAAGGCGAACGCCTTGTATCGCGACGGGTGCAAGCTCAGCCAGGTGTTGAACAATAAGGTTGATGTGGACGACGAAGTCGAAGACGAGGAAGCCATCGAAGCGGGAAAAGAGGAGGTCGCCTCCGAGGTCGCTCAGGCGGGTCGGGTCGCGGCAGCGGCAACTTCCGGGGCGGGATCCGATGCGACTGCGGCGATTGATCGTCAGCCGATCGAGCGTGTGGTAGAGAAGATCGTCGAGCGGCCGTTGCGCCGTCGCCTGCCGGACACACGGCGGTCGATCACGCACAAGTTCAACGTCGCCGGCCACGAGGGCTATCTCAACGTCGGACTATATGACGACGGCACGCCGGGCGAGCTGTTCATCACGATGGCGAAGGAAGGCTCGACCATCGGCGGACTGATGGACTCGCTGGGCACGGCGATCAGCGTCGCGCTGCAATATGGCGTGCCGGTGGAGTCGCTGGTGACCAAGTTCACCCACCAGCGCTTCGAGCCGGCGGGCATGACGCACAACCGCGACATCCCGTTCGCCAAGAGCCTGGTCGACTACATCTTCCGCTGGCTGGGCATGGAGTTCGTGCCGGGCTACCGCGCGGCCAACGCTCCGCAACGGGCGGAAAGCAAGAAAAAGTCGGCCGCTGCCACGGACAGCATGTTGACCAAGGACGAGCACTCCCCCGCCCGCTCGCGAGCCGAAACCATCGCCCGCGGCGGCGTCGCGACGACCAACGGCAACGGTAACGGCAATGGGCACAGCAACGGCAATGGCAAGTCGGACCGAGCGTTGGCCGGAACGCCATCGGGACACGCCCCATCCGAAAGCCGAGGCCAGAGCAGCGCGGAAGCTGGCGGCAGCGGGGCCAACGAGTCGACACTCGCCACGGCCTTGAAGGAAATGCAGTCCGACGCCCCGGCTTGCGACGTGTGTGGCACGATCACCGTAAGAAGCGGAACTTGTTACAAATGCATGAATTGTGGGAACTCGATGGGGTGCAGTTGA